A region of Bacillus cabrialesii DNA encodes the following proteins:
- a CDS encoding CvpA family protein, with protein MLDIIILILLLMGTLLGLKRGFILQFIRLTSFILSIAFAALFYKNVAPHLKWIPAPDFSAGQPALSFFTGNLEAAYYNAIAFIVLFIIAKILLRIIGSFLSIVASIPVIKQINQVLGAVLGFLEVYLFTFVLLYVASVLPVDALQQMMGQSSLANVIIHHTPYLSGLIEELWTQYGA; from the coding sequence ATGCTAGATATCATCATCTTAATCTTGCTCCTGATGGGGACTTTACTGGGGTTAAAACGCGGTTTTATCCTGCAGTTCATTCGCTTGACGAGCTTTATTTTATCAATAGCCTTTGCGGCTTTATTCTATAAAAATGTGGCGCCGCATTTAAAATGGATTCCCGCACCCGACTTTTCAGCGGGACAGCCGGCTCTTTCTTTTTTTACGGGAAATTTAGAAGCGGCCTATTATAATGCGATTGCGTTTATCGTTTTATTTATCATCGCCAAAATCTTACTGAGAATCATCGGCTCATTCCTAAGTATTGTAGCCAGTATTCCGGTGATTAAACAAATCAACCAGGTGCTGGGCGCCGTTCTCGGTTTTCTGGAAGTCTATTTATTTACATTTGTGCTTCTGTATGTCGCATCCGTGCTTCCGGTAGATGCTTTGCAGCAAATGATGGGGCAATCGTCTCTGGCAAATGTGATCATTCACCATACGCCGTATTTGTCAGGGCTTATAGAAGAGCTGTGGACACAGTACGGGGCATAA
- the zapA gene encoding cell division protein ZapA, whose protein sequence is MSDGKKTKTTVDIYGQHFTIVGEESRAHMRYVAGIVDDKMREINEKNPYLDINKLAVLTAVNVVHDYVKLQEKYEKLERQLKEKD, encoded by the coding sequence TTGTCTGACGGCAAAAAAACAAAAACAACCGTTGACATTTACGGCCAGCACTTCACGATTGTCGGTGAAGAAAGCAGAGCCCATATGAGGTATGTCGCCGGAATTGTTGATGATAAAATGAGAGAAATCAATGAAAAAAATCCATACCTTGATATAAATAAACTTGCAGTGCTGACAGCGGTAAATGTGGTACACGATTATGTCAAATTACAAGAGAAATATGAGAAACTGGAGCGTCAGCTTAAAGAAAAGGATTGA
- the rnhC gene encoding ribonuclease HIII has protein sequence MSHSVIKVSLSAIDQMKMTYSGSLTASVPQGAVFQAKPPGCTITAYKSGKVLFQGKNAAAESARWGTAEPQEKKKTAKKPADPRYAPPADIAGMSVIGSDEVGTGDYFGPMTVVCAYVDKTMLPLMKELGVKDSKDLKDPQIIEIARNLIKTIPYSLLVLKNEKYNSMQEKGMSQGKMKALLHNQAITHLLRKMDGVKPEAILIDQFAEPGVYFNHLKGRDIVKERTYFSTKAEGIHLSVAAASIIARYSFLMEMDKLSREAGMTLPKGAGPHVDEAAAKLILQKGASALRTFTKLHFANTQKAQRLADKKRS, from the coding sequence GTGTCCCATTCTGTGATAAAAGTATCGTTGTCTGCTATTGACCAAATGAAAATGACGTACAGCGGTTCGCTTACTGCCTCTGTTCCGCAGGGAGCCGTTTTTCAGGCGAAACCGCCAGGCTGTACCATTACAGCATATAAATCCGGCAAGGTTTTGTTTCAAGGCAAAAACGCAGCCGCAGAATCCGCGCGCTGGGGGACAGCAGAGCCGCAGGAAAAGAAGAAAACGGCAAAAAAGCCGGCTGATCCCCGCTATGCGCCTCCGGCAGATATCGCCGGAATGTCTGTTATCGGCTCTGATGAGGTCGGAACCGGAGATTACTTTGGCCCGATGACGGTTGTATGCGCGTACGTTGACAAAACTATGCTTCCTTTAATGAAGGAACTCGGTGTAAAGGATTCTAAAGACTTAAAGGATCCGCAAATCATTGAGATCGCCCGAAACCTGATCAAAACCATTCCGTACAGCCTGCTGGTTTTAAAGAATGAAAAGTACAACAGCATGCAGGAAAAAGGCATGAGCCAAGGGAAAATGAAAGCTTTGCTGCACAATCAAGCCATCACCCATTTGTTAAGAAAAATGGACGGGGTAAAGCCTGAGGCCATTTTGATTGACCAATTCGCTGAGCCCGGCGTCTACTTCAATCATTTAAAGGGCAGAGACATTGTGAAGGAGCGGACCTATTTCAGCACAAAGGCTGAAGGCATCCACCTGTCAGTCGCCGCTGCTTCCATCATTGCGAGATATTCATTTTTAATGGAAATGGATAAACTGTCACGCGAGGCAGGAATGACACTTCCGAAAGGGGCCGGCCCGCACGTGGATGAAGCGGCCGCCAAGCTGATCCTTCAAAAAGGGGCCTCCGCTCTCAGAACCTTTACAAAACTCCACTTTGCCAATACGCAAAAAGCGCAGCGCCTTGCTGATAAAAAACGTTCATAG
- the pheT gene encoding phenylalanine--tRNA ligase subunit beta, translated as MFVSYKWLEDYVDIKGMDPAVLAEKITRAGIEVEGIEYKGEGIKGVVIGHVLEREQHPNADKLNKCLVDIGAEAPVQIICGAPNVDKGQKVAVATVGAVLPGNFKIKKAKLRGEESNGMICSLQELGIESKLVAKEYAEGIFVFPNDAETGSDALAALQLDDAILELGLTPNRADAMNMLGVAYEVAAILDTEVKLPQTDYPAASEQASDYITVKIEDQEANPLYAAKIIKNVTIAPSPLWMQTKLMNAGIRPHNNVVDITNFVLLEYGQPLHAFDYDRFGSKEVVVRKAAENEMIVTLDDQERKLSADHLVITNGTKAQAVAGVMGGAESEVQEDTKTILLEAAYFNGQTVRKASKDLGLRSESSVRFEKGIDPARVRLAAERAAQLIHLYAGGEVLTGTVEEDHLTIEANNIHVSADKVSSVLGMTISKEELISIYKRLGFTVGEANDLLVVTVPSRRGDITIEEDLIEEAARLYGYDNIPSTLPETAGTTGGLTPYQAKRRKVRRFLEGAGLSQAITYSLTNEKKAAAFAIEKSLNTVLALPMSEERSILRHSLVPNLLESVSYNLARQTDSVALYEVGSVFLTKEEDTKPVETERVAGAVTGLWRKQLWQGEKKPVDFFVVKGIVEGLLDKLNVLDSIEFVQSERKQLHPGRTANILLNGSLIGFIGQVHPSLEKELDIKETYVFELDLHALLAAETAPLVYTAIPKYPSVTRDIALVTDKSVTSGQLESVIKEAGGKLLKEVSVFDVYEGEHMEEGKKSVAFSLQYVNPEQTLTEEEVTKAHSKVLKALEDTYQAVLRG; from the coding sequence ATGTTTGTTTCTTATAAATGGTTAGAAGATTATGTTGATATAAAAGGCATGGACCCGGCTGTTCTTGCTGAGAAAATTACAAGAGCCGGCATTGAGGTTGAAGGAATTGAATACAAAGGAGAGGGCATCAAAGGCGTTGTCATCGGACATGTGCTGGAGCGCGAGCAGCATCCGAATGCTGATAAGCTGAATAAGTGCCTTGTGGATATCGGAGCGGAAGCACCTGTACAAATCATTTGCGGCGCGCCGAATGTGGATAAAGGGCAAAAAGTCGCAGTTGCAACAGTCGGAGCAGTGCTGCCGGGCAATTTCAAAATCAAAAAAGCAAAGCTTCGCGGTGAAGAATCAAACGGCATGATCTGTTCTTTACAGGAGCTTGGCATTGAAAGCAAGCTTGTGGCGAAAGAGTATGCGGAAGGCATTTTCGTATTCCCGAATGACGCTGAAACAGGAAGCGATGCCTTAGCGGCTTTACAGCTTGACGATGCGATTCTTGAGCTTGGTTTAACGCCAAACCGAGCGGATGCCATGAACATGCTTGGAGTTGCTTACGAAGTTGCGGCGATTTTAGACACAGAGGTAAAACTTCCGCAAACGGATTATCCGGCTGCTTCTGAACAAGCGTCTGACTACATCACTGTCAAAATAGAAGATCAGGAAGCAAACCCGCTGTATGCTGCAAAAATCATTAAAAACGTCACGATCGCTCCGTCACCGCTTTGGATGCAGACGAAGCTGATGAACGCAGGCATCCGCCCGCACAACAACGTCGTTGACATCACAAACTTTGTCCTATTGGAATACGGACAGCCGCTTCACGCGTTTGATTATGACAGATTCGGCTCCAAGGAAGTCGTAGTAAGAAAAGCAGCTGAAAATGAAATGATCGTAACCCTTGATGATCAAGAACGCAAACTGTCTGCCGATCATCTTGTCATTACGAACGGAACGAAAGCGCAAGCCGTTGCCGGTGTCATGGGAGGAGCAGAGTCAGAAGTTCAGGAAGATACGAAAACGATTTTGCTTGAGGCAGCCTATTTCAATGGGCAGACGGTTCGCAAGGCTTCCAAAGATCTTGGTTTAAGAAGTGAATCAAGTGTCAGATTTGAAAAAGGCATTGATCCGGCGCGTGTACGTCTTGCAGCAGAACGGGCTGCACAGCTGATTCATCTGTATGCCGGCGGTGAAGTGCTCACTGGAACGGTTGAAGAAGATCACCTGACAATCGAAGCGAATAACATTCATGTATCTGCTGACAAAGTGAGCAGCGTTCTCGGCATGACAATCAGCAAAGAAGAACTCATCAGCATTTACAAGCGTCTTGGTTTTACTGTCGGTGAAGCGAATGATCTTCTCGTTGTGACAGTACCATCACGCCGCGGTGACATTACAATCGAAGAGGATTTAATTGAAGAAGCGGCAAGACTGTACGGCTATGATAACATTCCGTCTACGCTTCCTGAGACAGCGGGAACAACAGGCGGATTAACGCCATATCAGGCAAAACGCCGTAAAGTCAGACGTTTTCTTGAAGGCGCAGGCTTGTCACAAGCTATCACTTACTCACTGACAAATGAGAAAAAAGCGGCAGCGTTTGCGATCGAAAAATCCCTGAACACTGTGCTTGCGCTTCCAATGAGTGAAGAAAGAAGCATTCTCAGACACAGTCTTGTTCCGAATCTGCTTGAATCCGTTTCTTACAACCTGGCGAGACAGACTGACTCAGTCGCACTGTATGAAGTCGGCTCCGTTTTCCTGACGAAGGAAGAGGACACAAAACCTGTCGAAACAGAACGCGTGGCAGGAGCTGTTACCGGATTATGGCGCAAGCAGCTGTGGCAAGGCGAGAAAAAACCGGTTGATTTCTTTGTCGTCAAAGGAATTGTGGAAGGGCTGTTAGACAAACTGAACGTTCTCGACAGCATTGAATTTGTTCAGTCTGAACGCAAACAGCTGCACCCGGGCAGAACAGCGAACATTCTGTTGAATGGTTCTCTTATCGGCTTCATCGGCCAAGTCCATCCTTCATTGGAAAAAGAATTGGATATAAAAGAAACATACGTGTTTGAGCTTGATCTTCATGCACTGCTCGCAGCGGAAACAGCGCCGCTTGTTTACACGGCGATTCCAAAATATCCGTCTGTGACACGTGATATCGCGCTTGTCACAGATAAATCCGTCACAAGCGGCCAGCTTGAGAGCGTCATTAAAGAGGCTGGAGGCAAGCTTCTGAAAGAAGTATCTGTCTTTGACGTATACGAAGGCGAGCATATGGAGGAAGGCAAAAAATCAGTCGCTTTCTCACTCCAGTATGTCAACCCTGAACAAACGCTGACAGAAGAAGAAGTGACAAAAGCGCATAGCAAAGTGCTGAAAGCGTTAGAAGACACATATCAGGCTGTTTTGAGAGGCTGA
- the pheS gene encoding phenylalanine--tRNA ligase subunit alpha gives MEEKLKQLEQEALEQVEAASSLKVVNDIRVQYLGKKGPITEVLRGMGKLSAEERPKMGALANEVRERIANAIAVKNEKLEEEEMKQKLAGQTIDVTLPGNPVAVGGRHPLTVVIEEIEDLFIGMGYTVEEGPEVETDYYNFESLNLPKEHPARDMQDSFYITEETLMRTQTSPVQTRTMEKHEGKGPVKIICPGKVYRRDNDDATHSHQFMQIEGLVVDKNISMSDLKGTLELVAKKMFGQDREIRLRPSFFPFTEPSVEVDVTCFKCGGNGCSVCKGTGWIEILGAGMVHPNVLKMAGFDPKEYQGFAFGMGVERIAMLKYGIDDIRHFYTNDVRFISQFKQA, from the coding sequence ATGGAAGAAAAGCTAAAACAGCTGGAACAAGAAGCTTTAGAACAAGTAGAAGCGGCAAGCTCATTAAAGGTTGTCAATGATATTCGGGTGCAATATCTCGGAAAAAAAGGGCCGATTACAGAAGTGCTGCGCGGAATGGGCAAACTTTCTGCTGAGGAACGTCCGAAAATGGGTGCGCTCGCGAACGAAGTAAGAGAGCGTATCGCCAATGCGATTGCTGTCAAAAACGAGAAGCTTGAAGAAGAAGAAATGAAGCAGAAGCTTGCGGGACAAACAATCGACGTCACTCTGCCGGGGAACCCTGTCGCAGTCGGCGGCCGCCATCCGCTCACAGTTGTCATTGAAGAAATTGAAGATTTATTTATCGGTATGGGCTACACAGTCGAGGAAGGCCCCGAGGTTGAAACGGATTATTACAATTTCGAATCGCTTAACCTGCCGAAAGAACACCCTGCGCGCGATATGCAGGACAGCTTTTACATCACAGAGGAAACTCTGATGAGAACGCAAACTTCTCCTGTTCAGACACGGACGATGGAAAAGCATGAGGGCAAAGGGCCTGTTAAAATCATTTGCCCGGGTAAAGTGTACCGCCGCGATAACGATGATGCGACGCACTCTCACCAATTTATGCAAATTGAAGGGCTTGTCGTCGACAAAAACATCAGCATGAGTGATTTAAAAGGAACGCTTGAACTCGTTGCGAAAAAAATGTTCGGGCAAGACCGCGAAATCAGACTTCGCCCAAGCTTTTTCCCGTTTACTGAGCCTTCAGTAGAAGTGGACGTGACATGCTTTAAATGCGGAGGAAACGGCTGCTCAGTATGTAAAGGAACAGGCTGGATTGAAATTCTCGGCGCCGGCATGGTTCACCCGAACGTGCTAAAAATGGCTGGCTTTGATCCGAAGGAATATCAAGGCTTCGCATTCGGAATGGGTGTTGAGCGAATCGCGATGCTGAAATACGGCATTGATGATATCCGCCACTTCTATACAAACGATGTCAGATTTATTTCGCAGTTTAAACAGGCGTAA
- a CDS encoding TrmH family RNA methyltransferase, with translation MKQIESAKNQKVKDWKKLHTKKERTKTNTFLIEGEHLVEEALKSPGTVKEILVKDETKIPSDLDVSIQCYVLSEDAFSAVTETETPQQIAAVCHMPEEKLASPRRVLLIDAVQDPGNLGTMIRTADAAGLDAVVLGDGTADAYNGKTLRSAQGSHFHIPVVRRNLYTYVDELKAEGVKVYGTALQNGAPYRDMSQAESFALIVGNEGAGVDAALLEKTDLNLYVPLYGQAESLNVAIAAAILVYHLRG, from the coding sequence GTGAAACAAATAGAATCGGCAAAAAACCAAAAGGTGAAGGATTGGAAAAAGCTTCACACGAAAAAAGAACGGACAAAAACGAATACATTTCTGATAGAGGGAGAACATCTTGTTGAAGAGGCGCTGAAGAGCCCAGGCACGGTGAAAGAAATCCTTGTAAAGGATGAAACGAAAATCCCGTCAGATCTTGATGTAAGCATCCAGTGCTACGTGCTGAGTGAAGATGCATTTTCAGCTGTTACTGAAACTGAAACGCCGCAGCAGATCGCCGCTGTGTGCCATATGCCTGAAGAAAAATTGGCGTCGCCTCGGCGGGTGCTGCTGATTGACGCTGTTCAAGACCCGGGAAACCTGGGCACAATGATTCGGACGGCAGATGCGGCCGGTTTAGATGCGGTTGTGCTCGGTGACGGCACGGCGGACGCTTATAATGGAAAAACGCTGCGATCCGCGCAAGGTTCTCACTTCCATATTCCTGTTGTGAGAAGAAACCTGTATACATATGTGGATGAATTGAAGGCAGAGGGCGTAAAAGTGTACGGCACGGCGCTGCAAAATGGAGCGCCTTACCGGGATATGTCTCAGGCTGAATCCTTTGCGCTCATTGTAGGAAATGAAGGCGCGGGGGTGGATGCCGCCTTGCTGGAAAAAACGGATTTGAACTTGTATGTGCCGCTTTACGGACAGGCTGAATCCCTGAACGTTGCGATTGCGGCTGCCATCCTCGTGTACCACTTGCGAGGATAG
- the sspI gene encoding small acid-soluble spore protein SspI has product MDLNLRHAVIANVTGNNQEQLEHTIVDAIQSGEEKMLPGLGVLFEVIWQHASENEKNEMLKTLEGGLKPAQ; this is encoded by the coding sequence ATGGATCTTAATTTACGTCATGCCGTCATTGCCAATGTAACCGGCAATAATCAGGAGCAGCTTGAGCATACAATTGTGGATGCGATCCAAAGCGGCGAAGAAAAAATGCTTCCGGGACTGGGCGTTTTATTCGAAGTCATATGGCAGCACGCATCCGAGAATGAGAAAAACGAAATGCTAAAAACGCTTGAAGGCGGATTAAAACCCGCCCAATAA
- a CDS encoding CdaR family transcriptional regulator: protein MFLQPLLAKKIIAEVKTMYEREVIIVNTDGLIMASTNDERVGQFHEGALICANEKRNVIITKDDEKRLKGVRAGLNLPVFSDRDVIAVFGLTGEPAEIQPYGELLRKMTELFIKESWHLEQTQWRERMLESFMIDWLQLKEWSPGFLEKAQLLGVDLSSRRQMILIQGYEWSPHDIEQMARIWKSAYPSDLFIRWGNERILINHEVPKHEQRDRLLRQLLHICSFAHTANRPFAAAGAGRAVAGSSLTDSYEQAEKALAVSLKRKTPIFEEDLKLDMCLEEISPQTRNEFPQRVFREALQHHELMNTIRTFFHLGLSMKQTAKDMHIHINTLRYRLSKAEQLTGLNFGRTEDIATMYVALYFLDQNTK from the coding sequence ATGTTTTTACAGCCGTTATTAGCGAAAAAAATCATTGCGGAAGTCAAAACAATGTACGAACGCGAGGTCATTATTGTAAACACGGACGGTCTTATTATGGCAAGCACAAATGATGAGCGGGTCGGACAATTTCATGAAGGAGCGCTCATCTGCGCAAATGAGAAACGGAATGTCATTATTACAAAAGACGATGAAAAGAGATTAAAGGGAGTGAGGGCAGGCCTGAATCTCCCTGTTTTTTCTGACCGTGATGTGATCGCCGTCTTCGGGCTGACAGGTGAGCCCGCTGAGATTCAGCCTTACGGGGAGCTGCTTCGGAAAATGACAGAGCTGTTCATTAAGGAATCATGGCATTTAGAGCAGACTCAATGGCGTGAGAGAATGCTGGAGTCCTTTATGATTGATTGGCTGCAATTAAAAGAGTGGTCTCCCGGTTTTCTTGAGAAGGCCCAGCTTCTTGGCGTTGACCTTTCCTCCCGGCGGCAAATGATTCTGATTCAAGGATATGAATGGTCACCCCATGATATCGAACAAATGGCACGCATCTGGAAATCAGCGTACCCTTCGGATTTGTTCATCAGGTGGGGAAATGAACGGATTCTGATTAATCACGAAGTGCCAAAGCATGAACAAAGAGATCGACTTTTGCGGCAGCTCCTTCACATTTGTTCGTTTGCTCATACCGCAAACAGGCCATTTGCAGCCGCTGGCGCCGGGAGGGCTGTCGCAGGCTCCAGCCTGACAGACTCATACGAGCAAGCAGAAAAAGCGCTGGCTGTCAGCCTTAAGCGAAAAACGCCCATATTCGAGGAGGATCTGAAGCTTGATATGTGCCTCGAGGAGATCAGCCCGCAAACCCGAAATGAATTTCCGCAAAGAGTATTCCGGGAGGCGCTTCAGCATCATGAACTTATGAATACAATTCGGACTTTCTTTCATCTCGGTTTGTCTATGAAACAAACTGCAAAAGACATGCATATTCACATCAATACCTTGCGTTATCGCCTGTCTAAAGCTGAACAGCTGACAGGTTTGAACTTTGGCCGTACAGAGGATATTGCCACGATGTATGTTGCTCTTTATTTTTTAGATCAAAATACAAAATAG
- the glcD gene encoding glycolate oxidase subunit GlcD: MITKDIKEQLIQIVGPENFDDSNAGRLVYSYDATPQFQSMPDAVIAPRNTDEVSRILTICNEHQVPIVPRGSGTNLCGGTCPTEGGLVLLFKHMNRILEIDEENLTAIVQPGVITLDMIHAVESKGLFYPPDPSSMKISTIGGNINENSGGLRGLKYGVTRDYVIGLEIVLANGDIIRTGGKLAKDVAGYDLTRLFVGSEGTLGIVTEAIVKLVPKPETKKTLLALYENIDAAAQTVSDIIAAKIIPATLEFLDQPTLLVIEDYAKIGLPTNAKAVLLIEQDGPLETVARDMEQIEAICKKGDAVSVQTAQTEEEAFALTEARRSALSALARLKPTTILEDATVPRSEIANMVKAINDIAAKYDISICTFGHAGDGNLHPTCTTDIRNEAEMERVEQAFAEIFEKAIELGGTITGEHGVGAMKAPYLEMKLKKEGIAAMKAMKAAFDPRNILNPGKVFAKDARKRVVTER; this comes from the coding sequence ATGATCACCAAGGATATAAAAGAACAGCTGATCCAAATCGTCGGACCGGAAAACTTTGATGACTCCAATGCCGGCCGTCTCGTCTATTCATATGATGCGACGCCGCAGTTTCAGTCTATGCCTGATGCCGTCATTGCACCGAGGAATACAGATGAAGTATCGCGAATATTAACGATTTGCAACGAACATCAAGTGCCGATCGTTCCAAGAGGATCAGGGACAAACCTGTGCGGCGGCACGTGCCCGACTGAAGGCGGACTTGTTCTTCTCTTTAAGCATATGAACCGGATTCTTGAGATTGATGAAGAAAATTTGACCGCCATAGTCCAGCCGGGCGTCATTACGCTCGATATGATCCATGCGGTTGAAAGCAAAGGGTTATTTTATCCGCCTGATCCAAGTTCTATGAAAATATCAACCATCGGCGGAAACATCAATGAAAATTCAGGCGGGCTCCGCGGATTAAAATACGGCGTCACCCGCGACTATGTCATTGGGCTGGAGATTGTGCTCGCAAATGGAGATATCATCCGCACCGGCGGAAAACTCGCAAAGGATGTGGCCGGATACGATCTCACTCGCCTTTTTGTCGGCTCAGAAGGAACACTCGGCATCGTGACAGAAGCTATCGTCAAACTCGTTCCAAAGCCGGAAACAAAGAAGACGCTGCTTGCTCTTTATGAAAATATCGATGCCGCTGCTCAAACCGTATCAGACATCATTGCCGCAAAAATCATACCCGCCACGCTGGAATTTCTCGACCAGCCTACACTTTTGGTGATTGAGGATTATGCCAAAATCGGACTTCCGACAAACGCAAAAGCGGTTCTATTAATTGAGCAGGACGGGCCGCTTGAAACCGTTGCACGGGATATGGAACAAATTGAGGCGATTTGCAAAAAAGGCGACGCCGTCTCCGTTCAGACCGCACAAACGGAAGAGGAAGCGTTTGCCCTGACTGAAGCCCGGCGTTCTGCACTTTCTGCTCTTGCCCGCCTTAAACCGACGACCATTTTAGAGGACGCGACCGTTCCTCGCTCAGAAATCGCCAATATGGTAAAAGCCATTAACGATATTGCCGCTAAATACGATATTTCCATCTGCACCTTCGGCCACGCAGGAGATGGGAACCTTCATCCGACATGCACGACAGACATTAGAAATGAGGCTGAAATGGAGCGTGTCGAACAGGCTTTCGCCGAGATTTTTGAGAAAGCGATTGAACTTGGCGGCACGATAACCGGGGAGCACGGAGTCGGGGCCATGAAAGCGCCTTACTTGGAAATGAAGCTGAAAAAAGAAGGCATTGCCGCGATGAAGGCGATGAAAGCGGCATTTGATCCACGGAACATATTAAATCCGGGCAAAGTGTTTGCGAAGGACGCCAGAAAACGTGTGGTGACGGAAAGATGA
- a CDS encoding (Fe-S)-binding protein, with the protein MTTNKEMKQIQDEFKERMDEGELLNCMRCGFCLPSCPTYIESGFQETHSPRGRIALMKAVADGMIEPDEDVERSLSLCLGCRACEPVCPSGVKYGQLLEEARDIIHQNKKHSLGARVMRKAAFHELFPHQNRMRSAVSLIGLYQRSGLQTAVRKTGMLRVLPEHLRTMEAVLPDVPKSKDMKHRPRLLPSIGPMKKRVAFFSGCLMDTMFLPTNNATLKLLQLAGCDIVIPPEQACCGALHGHSGEKNAGKELAKQNIAAFEALDVDAVITNAGGCGAFLTEYDHLLKDDPEWSERAAAFVQKLKDFSSVLVELDFHQMNLALETPQVITYQDSCHLRNVMHTSLEPRKLLQSIKGAEFREMDKADNCCGSAGIYNIVEAEMSMKILNSKMTAVKATEAIIIVTANPGCLLQMKLGIEREGLSGKVKAVHLADLLLEAAGHKTT; encoded by the coding sequence ATGACAACAAATAAAGAAATGAAACAGATCCAAGATGAATTCAAAGAGCGTATGGATGAAGGCGAGCTTTTGAATTGTATGCGCTGCGGCTTCTGTCTTCCTTCCTGCCCGACCTATATCGAATCGGGGTTTCAGGAAACTCACTCTCCGCGCGGGCGCATCGCCTTAATGAAAGCCGTAGCTGACGGTATGATTGAACCGGATGAAGATGTCGAACGTTCGCTATCACTTTGCCTCGGCTGCCGCGCCTGTGAACCTGTATGCCCGTCAGGCGTGAAATACGGACAGCTGCTTGAGGAAGCGAGAGATATTATCCACCAAAATAAAAAACATTCGCTCGGCGCACGCGTCATGCGAAAGGCGGCTTTTCACGAGCTGTTTCCGCATCAAAACCGCATGCGCTCAGCAGTAAGCCTTATCGGTTTGTATCAGCGGTCGGGACTGCAAACCGCTGTGCGTAAAACCGGTATGCTTCGCGTCCTGCCTGAGCATTTGCGGACGATGGAAGCTGTTCTACCTGATGTCCCCAAAAGCAAAGACATGAAGCATCGGCCGCGTTTACTGCCGTCAATCGGCCCCATGAAAAAACGGGTCGCCTTTTTTTCCGGCTGCTTAATGGATACAATGTTTTTACCGACCAACAATGCCACACTGAAGCTGCTGCAGTTGGCAGGCTGCGACATTGTCATTCCGCCTGAACAGGCTTGCTGTGGGGCACTGCATGGTCACAGCGGTGAAAAAAACGCGGGGAAAGAGCTCGCTAAACAAAATATCGCTGCTTTTGAAGCGTTAGACGTGGATGCTGTCATTACAAACGCAGGAGGATGCGGAGCTTTTCTCACTGAGTATGATCATTTGCTGAAGGATGATCCCGAGTGGTCGGAACGTGCCGCTGCATTTGTTCAAAAGCTGAAAGATTTTTCGTCCGTATTGGTTGAACTCGATTTCCACCAAATGAACCTGGCGCTCGAGACGCCGCAGGTCATTACCTATCAAGATTCATGCCATCTAAGAAATGTGATGCATACGTCGCTTGAGCCCCGAAAGCTCCTTCAAAGCATCAAGGGAGCCGAATTCAGAGAAATGGATAAAGCGGACAACTGCTGCGGATCAGCAGGAATTTATAATATCGTGGAAGCTGAAATGTCTATGAAGATACTGAACAGTAAAATGACAGCTGTCAAAGCAACCGAAGCGATCATCATTGTGACTGCAAATCCCGGCTGTCTGCTGCAGATGAAGCTCGGCATTGAACGAGAAGGATTAAGCGGGAAAGTCAAAGCTGTTCACCTGGCTGATTTGCTGCTGGAAGCAGCCGGGCATAAAACAACATAA
- a CDS encoding VOC family protein, whose translation MKYLILYVSDSKRAIHFYQDILGLPIRAEHGTYVEFETGSAILALNTRESAREITPLDIPDTSASHTFEIGFVTENVEAVIKRVREQGVTIIGEPKVKPWGQTVAYIADPDGHYIEICSPIE comes from the coding sequence ATGAAATATCTTATTCTATACGTATCGGACAGCAAGCGGGCCATTCATTTTTATCAGGATATTTTAGGACTGCCGATTCGTGCTGAACACGGCACGTATGTCGAATTTGAAACAGGGTCTGCGATATTGGCGCTTAATACGCGGGAAAGCGCCAGAGAAATCACGCCGTTAGACATTCCAGATACATCGGCTTCGCATACATTTGAAATCGGATTTGTCACTGAAAATGTAGAAGCGGTCATCAAAAGGGTGAGAGAACAAGGCGTTACGATTATTGGAGAGCCGAAAGTGAAGCCATGGGGGCAGACGGTCGCCTATATCGCTGACCCGGATGGACATTATATCGAAATTTGCAGTCCGATTGAATAA